The following are encoded together in the Thalassomonas haliotis genome:
- a CDS encoding sigma-54-dependent transcriptional regulator, whose product MANNSLLIVETPSTTCVDSEYLAKQQYDIHRCQSASSAFTTASEVSPAVVLVSAFLPDMQLTDFVRAFSRVHKSTVILVMVESQQCQLAADAIGVGASDYLLKPFTDQQLVSAIDQAISLHNPVADLVVSSAASRQVIQLALRAAQTDATVLISGESGTGKERLAQYLHDNSPRSSGPFIAFNCAAIPETMIESMLFGHSKGAYTGAVSSQAGKFELANGGTLMLDEISEMPLPLQAKLLRVLQEREVERLGSNQKVKLDIRIIAATNKNLSQQVAQGLFREDLYYRLDVLPLSWPALRERRDDIIPLTEYFIGKYAPSPGYSICKSAKLALQSHHWPGNVRELENVIQRALIMARGMELQVADLMLPTASAPQTAPQTEHSAQGLESSKKHAEYQYVLETLKQFSGHKTKTAAALGVTPRALRYKMAAMREQGIEV is encoded by the coding sequence ATGGCAAATAACAGCTTGTTAATCGTTGAGACACCTTCAACGACATGTGTTGACAGTGAATACCTGGCCAAACAGCAATATGATATTCACCGATGTCAAAGTGCGTCATCGGCTTTTACCACGGCATCGGAAGTTTCTCCGGCTGTGGTGCTGGTCTCGGCTTTTCTGCCGGATATGCAACTCACAGATTTTGTCCGGGCCTTTTCCCGAGTCCATAAAAGTACCGTGATCCTGGTGATGGTGGAAAGCCAGCAATGCCAGCTCGCCGCCGATGCTATCGGTGTCGGCGCATCCGATTATTTGCTGAAACCTTTTACCGATCAGCAACTGGTCTCCGCCATAGATCAGGCCATCAGTTTACATAACCCGGTGGCGGATCTCGTGGTCAGCTCTGCCGCCAGCCGCCAGGTGATTCAACTGGCACTGCGGGCGGCGCAAACCGATGCCACCGTCTTGATCAGCGGCGAATCCGGCACCGGTAAGGAGCGGTTGGCGCAATATCTTCACGATAACTCTCCACGCTCATCCGGCCCTTTTATTGCCTTTAACTGCGCCGCCATTCCGGAAACCATGATCGAATCCATGTTATTCGGCCACAGTAAAGGGGCTTATACCGGCGCAGTATCGAGCCAGGCGGGTAAATTCGAACTGGCCAACGGCGGTACTTTGATGCTGGATGAAATCTCCGAGATGCCGCTGCCATTACAGGCGAAACTGCTGCGGGTATTGCAAGAAAGGGAAGTCGAGCGCCTGGGCAGCAACCAAAAAGTGAAACTCGATATCCGCATTATTGCCGCCACCAATAAAAACCTGTCGCAACAAGTAGCGCAGGGATTATTTCGCGAAGATCTTTATTACCGTCTCGATGTTTTACCCCTGAGCTGGCCTGCCCTCAGGGAGCGCCGGGACGACATTATCCCATTAACAGAATACTTTATCGGCAAATACGCACCTTCTCCCGGTTATTCCATTTGTAAAAGCGCCAAACTGGCACTGCAAAGCCATCACTGGCCCGGCAATGTCAGGGAGCTGGAAAATGTTATCCAAAGGGCACTGATCATGGCCCGGGGCATGGAGCTTCAGGTGGCCGACCTGATGTTGCCGACCGCCAGTGCCCCCCAAACGGCTCCACAGACAGAGCACAGCGCCCAGGGGTTGGAGTCGAGTAAAAAACATGCCGAATATCAATATGTACTAGAGACGCTAAAACAATTTAGCGGCCACAAAACAAAAACAGCAGCAGCATTAGGTGTCACGCCAAGGGCATTGCGCTACAAGATGGCGGCAATGCGGGAACAAGGCATAGAAGTTTAA
- a CDS encoding FliH/SctL family protein has protein sequence MNTSKILKSAGSSYRPHKFPPFRSESEEPASLGDDEQPSFEQGFQQGLELGHQEGHQQGFPQGIEQGKKEGHQQGLASGLAEGQKKGQAIFHSATGLLATIQDKVEQLSHHKLQAQQALIGNLVTQVARSVIRAELTLNPKQILTLAEEAMASLSDDVDKIRIFLNSEDLQRLSALGLTELNGWPLEADEQLDIGDCLIRSAQMEIAVNTEERFAECMENVNKSIA, from the coding sequence ATGAATACCAGCAAAATTCTGAAATCCGCCGGCAGCAGCTACCGGCCCCATAAATTTCCGCCGTTTCGCAGTGAAAGCGAAGAGCCGGCAAGCTTGGGGGATGATGAACAACCCAGTTTTGAGCAGGGATTCCAGCAAGGTCTGGAACTTGGCCACCAGGAAGGTCACCAGCAGGGCTTCCCCCAGGGAATAGAGCAAGGGAAAAAAGAAGGCCACCAGCAAGGTTTGGCCTCGGGGCTGGCGGAAGGCCAGAAAAAGGGCCAGGCAATTTTTCACTCCGCCACCGGCTTGCTGGCGACGATACAGGACAAAGTAGAACAGCTTTCCCACCATAAACTCCAGGCACAACAAGCCCTGATAGGCAATTTGGTGACCCAGGTAGCCCGCAGCGTGATCCGGGCAGAGCTGACCTTAAACCCGAAACAAATTTTGACTCTGGCAGAAGAAGCCATGGCATCTTTGTCGGATGATGTCGACAAAATCCGAATTTTTCTCAACAGCGAAGATCTGCAAAGGCTCAGCGCCCTGGGACTGACAGAATTAAACGGCTGGCCGCTCGAAGCCGACGAACAGTTGGATATCGGCGATTGCCTGATACGCTCGGCGCAAATGGAAATAGCCGTCAATACCGAAGAACGTTTTGCCGAATGCATGGAAAACGTCAACAAATCAATCGCCTGA
- a CDS encoding DUF6795 domain-containing protein produces MSTSFTTGKNNNSNSKKNKLTFPLVACLLLLLLTLFTVIFPTEGMADMFGFFKKYDVHLCPEVKGQILNQGKPLAGEKVIRYLNYVDRKERFDHAITDETGRFSLPEVNIRSKMPGNFMVEHNTLQIIYIEFNNEKHTIWNSSLEGYKPNAAYSRKLSSLNCDLSSPTVSFEFTNDKNPQRPHYAVTNCQWDTDFSVYHVHTDKD; encoded by the coding sequence ATGAGCACCTCTTTTACTACCGGTAAAAATAACAACAGCAATAGCAAGAAAAACAAGCTAACCTTTCCTCTGGTTGCTTGCCTGCTTTTGTTACTGCTCACCTTGTTTACTGTGATATTTCCAACAGAAGGAATGGCGGATATGTTTGGATTTTTCAAAAAGTATGATGTGCATTTATGCCCGGAAGTAAAAGGCCAGATACTTAACCAAGGCAAGCCTTTAGCAGGTGAAAAAGTCATACGTTATTTGAATTATGTTGATCGAAAAGAAAGGTTTGATCACGCCATAACAGATGAAACAGGACGGTTTTCTCTACCGGAAGTTAATATTCGCTCTAAAATGCCCGGTAATTTTATGGTGGAACATAATACTCTACAAATTATCTACATTGAATTTAACAATGAAAAACACACCATTTGGAATTCCAGTTTGGAAGGATACAAACCGAATGCCGCTTACAGTCGTAAGTTATCCTCTTTGAATTGCGATTTAAGCTCACCAACCGTTAGTTTTGAATTTACTAATGATAAAAATCCACAGCGGCCACATTATGCAGTAACAAATTGTCAGTGGGATACTGATTTCTCTGTATATCACGTGCATACAGATAAAGACTAA
- a CDS encoding FliI/YscN family ATPase, producing MQDTLEDKLKNALDTLDSGPVAKVYGRLVRLNGLTLEVTGCRLIMGQRCLVETAQDQPLAAEVIGFNREITYLMPLQNAAGLFSGARVTPQAGVEKITAGKQLLGRVLDGLLQPLDGKPAISGEQIPLFSPPNNPLSRTPITESIDVGIRAINAVLTPGKGQRLGLFAGSGVGKSVLLGMMTQYTRADIVIVGLIGERGREVREFIEHSLGEQGLARAIVIAAPADATPLMRLRAAQVCHRLAEYYRDQGRHVLLLMDSLTRYAQAQREIGLATGEPPATKGYPPSVFSLLTQLVERAGNGLSVGSMTAIYTVLAEGDNQQDPIVDAARAILDGHIVLTRELAEQGHYPAIDISASISRVMPQVVSPEHLQQAMKLKKLYSRYQQIRELIPMGGYQPGKDVEMDQAVQVFPRISAFLQQGFNQPSDLEASCQQLAALMKD from the coding sequence GTGCAGGATACCCTCGAAGATAAACTGAAAAATGCCCTGGATACCCTGGACTCGGGCCCGGTGGCCAAGGTTTATGGCCGCCTGGTACGGCTCAACGGTTTAACGCTGGAAGTCACCGGCTGCCGTTTGATCATGGGACAACGCTGCCTGGTGGAAACCGCCCAGGACCAGCCTCTGGCGGCAGAAGTTATCGGCTTTAACCGGGAAATTACTTACTTAATGCCGCTGCAAAACGCCGCCGGTTTATTCTCCGGCGCCCGGGTTACGCCGCAGGCAGGGGTAGAAAAAATTACCGCAGGCAAGCAGCTGCTCGGCCGGGTGCTCGACGGCTTATTGCAGCCATTAGACGGCAAACCGGCAATTTCAGGCGAACAAATCCCACTGTTTTCTCCGCCGAATAATCCGCTGAGCCGCACCCCGATCACCGAAAGCATAGATGTCGGCATCCGCGCCATCAATGCCGTGCTCACCCCGGGCAAAGGCCAGCGCCTGGGCTTATTCGCCGGTTCCGGGGTGGGAAAAAGCGTACTACTGGGCATGATGACTCAGTATACCCGGGCGGATATCGTGATTGTCGGCCTTATCGGCGAGCGCGGCCGGGAAGTCAGGGAGTTTATCGAACACAGTTTGGGCGAACAGGGGCTGGCCCGCGCTATTGTCATTGCCGCCCCGGCAGATGCCACGCCGTTAATGCGGCTGCGCGCCGCCCAGGTGTGCCACCGCCTGGCAGAATATTACCGGGATCAGGGCCGGCATGTTTTATTGTTAATGGACTCATTAACCCGCTACGCCCAGGCACAAAGAGAAATCGGCCTGGCCACGGGGGAGCCGCCGGCCACCAAAGGTTATCCCCCTTCGGTATTTAGCTTGTTAACCCAGCTGGTAGAACGCGCCGGTAACGGTTTATCTGTCGGCAGCATGACCGCTATTTATACCGTACTGGCGGAAGGCGACAACCAGCAAGACCCCATAGTCGATGCCGCCAGGGCAATACTCGACGGCCATATAGTATTAACCCGGGAACTTGCCGAGCAGGGCCACTACCCGGCAATAGATATTTCCGCCTCCATCAGCCGGGTTATGCCGCAGGTTGTCAGCCCTGAGCATTTGCAGCAGGCAATGAAATTGAAAAAACTCTACAGCCGTTATCAGCAGATCAGGGAGCTTATTCCCATGGGGGGTTATCAACCGGGCAAGGATGTGGAAATGGATCAGGCGGTACAGGTATTTCCCCGCATCAGCGCCTTTTTACAACAGGGGTTTAACCAGCCAAGTGATCTTGAGGCCAGCTGCCAACAACTGGCAGCACTAATGAAAGACTAA
- a CDS encoding FliG C-terminal domain-containing protein translates to MSEAQTKMMFNDCEKAAILLLSMGEESAAKILQRMERSEVQSVSNAMARLGNVSTLEAQNILQHFFEQYTKQSGISGASREYLEKSLDMALGNKLARGMLDSIYGDTISNDIQRLQWLPVDVLARFFRHEHPQMQAVMLAFLPPDTANAVLNHLPQENHDELLYRVANLQEISEHVIKDLRITLDRCIDFVAEQSGARVNGTRQAADILNRYTGDKANIMELVKLHNSDTADAIKDNMFDFMILSRQPLEVIQDLIAELPEGTLAIALKGVDFAIKTQIFDALPKRMAQGLEDEIQRLGPTPLSKIEQARTEIMAIARRLYEAGELQLQLFEEQVVR, encoded by the coding sequence ATGAGTGAAGCACAGACAAAAATGATGTTTAACGACTGTGAGAAGGCGGCTATTTTGCTGCTGAGCATGGGAGAAGAATCTGCCGCCAAGATTTTACAGCGCATGGAAAGAAGCGAAGTACAAAGCGTTTCCAATGCCATGGCGCGCCTGGGAAATGTTTCCACCCTGGAAGCACAAAATATCCTGCAGCACTTTTTTGAACAATATACCAAGCAAAGCGGCATCAGCGGCGCTTCACGCGAATACCTGGAAAAATCCCTGGATATGGCGCTGGGCAATAAACTTGCCCGCGGCATGCTCGACTCCATTTACGGCGATACCATTTCCAATGATATCCAGCGCCTGCAATGGCTGCCGGTAGATGTACTGGCGCGTTTTTTCCGCCACGAACATCCGCAAATGCAGGCAGTGATGCTGGCATTTTTACCGCCGGATACCGCCAATGCCGTGCTCAACCACCTGCCGCAGGAAAACCATGACGAATTGCTGTACCGGGTGGCCAACCTGCAGGAAATCAGCGAGCATGTGATCAAAGACCTGCGTATCACCTTAGACCGCTGCATCGACTTTGTCGCCGAACAATCCGGCGCCCGGGTCAACGGTACCCGGCAGGCGGCGGATATCCTCAACCGCTATACCGGCGATAAGGCCAATATCATGGAGCTGGTCAAGCTGCATAATTCTGATACCGCCGACGCCATTAAAGACAACATGTTTGACTTTATGATCCTGTCGCGCCAGCCGCTGGAAGTGATACAAGATCTGATTGCCGAACTGCCGGAAGGCACGCTGGCCATCGCCTTAAAAGGGGTCGACTTTGCCATTAAAACCCAGATATTCGATGCCCTGCCCAAACGTATGGCCCAGGGCCTGGAAGATGAAATACAGCGCCTGGGGCCAACGCCGTTAAGCAAAATAGAACAGGCAAGAACCGAAATCATGGCCATTGCCCGCCGCTTATATGAAGCAGGCGAATTACAACTGCAACTGTTTGAAGAACAGGTCGTGCGCTAA
- a CDS encoding flagellar hook-basal body complex protein FliE, translating into MKVENNLHSLDLLNKMELMQVRASKEVALSSDNSVNSVSFGQTMKTMVQDINQQQLEAGKLMTAVDSGRSDDLVGAMVMSQKAGLSFSVLMQVRNKLMSGLDDIMRMPL; encoded by the coding sequence ATGAAAGTAGAGAACAACTTACACTCGCTGGACTTACTCAATAAAATGGAACTGATGCAGGTCAGGGCCAGTAAAGAAGTAGCATTATCGTCAGACAATTCCGTCAACTCGGTCTCCTTCGGGCAAACCATGAAAACTATGGTCCAGGATATCAACCAGCAGCAGCTGGAAGCAGGCAAGCTGATGACGGCGGTGGATAGCGGCCGCAGCGACGACTTGGTCGGCGCTATGGTGATGAGCCAGAAAGCCGGATTGAGTTTTTCTGTATTGATGCAGGTCAGAAACAAGCTGATGTCGGGTTTAGACGACATTATGCGTATGCCTTTATAA
- a CDS encoding lipase family protein: MSLLSPKIAAELANFAYRFRTVNTAPNINGIPAILRSNFDFNLSDGPVQGVSGGFFSHLFNRSTGFAVMGQGKSPDYKGQHIIAIRGTEFTSGRDWLTNANIGLSGSANGSMAHAGFNKAFNSMRPAFQQYLDKNRKGVLHCVGHSLGGALATLTANWARNEYGREVQLYTFGAPRVGMDGFSIKTNANIEKIYRCTHGADPVPSVPLWPFTHAGTEYRLNAGVGMSIDAHSMTGNNPGYVNTDGAYDDFAKLQKISDQRLSQAVRLQYENRYQAFFSPHWSERISAALITLLKDSGYYAAVAAQASFSLGLTFYDMLARTLTEVAQASAKFAVQTTGLLGHMLVFAGKASVKITELSFAFIRWVFSITVNALYRIARQALDSIN, translated from the coding sequence ATGTCATTATTATCACCCAAAATAGCCGCTGAACTGGCAAATTTTGCTTATCGTTTTCGTACAGTAAACACAGCACCAAATATTAATGGTATACCGGCAATACTCAGAAGCAACTTTGATTTTAACTTATCAGATGGCCCGGTACAGGGAGTCAGCGGCGGATTCTTTTCCCACTTATTTAACCGCAGTACCGGCTTTGCGGTCATGGGCCAGGGTAAAAGCCCAGATTATAAAGGCCAGCATATAATAGCCATTCGCGGCACTGAATTTACCTCGGGACGCGACTGGTTAACCAATGCTAATATCGGCCTTAGCGGCAGTGCTAATGGCTCAATGGCACATGCCGGTTTTAACAAAGCTTTTAACTCTATGCGTCCGGCATTTCAGCAATATCTGGATAAAAATCGCAAAGGAGTACTGCACTGCGTAGGCCATAGCCTGGGAGGTGCCTTAGCCACCCTGACCGCCAATTGGGCCAGAAACGAATATGGCCGAGAGGTACAACTCTATACTTTTGGCGCCCCCAGGGTAGGGATGGATGGATTTTCCATAAAAACCAATGCCAATATTGAAAAGATTTATCGCTGCACTCATGGTGCAGACCCTGTACCGAGCGTTCCGTTGTGGCCATTTACCCATGCCGGTACTGAATACAGATTAAACGCAGGTGTAGGCATGAGCATAGATGCCCACTCTATGACTGGCAACAACCCCGGCTATGTCAATACCGACGGAGCATATGATGATTTCGCCAAATTACAGAAAATCTCAGATCAGCGGTTATCCCAGGCGGTCCGGCTACAATATGAAAACCGCTACCAGGCTTTTTTCTCCCCCCACTGGAGTGAGCGCATCAGTGCCGCCCTGATCACTTTATTAAAAGACTCAGGTTATTATGCCGCAGTAGCAGCCCAGGCAAGCTTCAGCCTTGGTCTGACTTTTTACGATATGCTGGCCAGGACACTCACCGAAGTGGCTCAAGCCTCGGCAAAGTTTGCGGTACAAACTACGGGTCTGCTCGGCCATATGCTGGTATTTGCCGGTAAAGCCAGTGTAAAGATAACCGAACTTAGCTTTGCGTTTATTCGCTGGGTATTTTCTATTACCGTAAATGCCTTGTACCGTATCGCCCGCCAGGCTTTGGATAGCATTAACTAA
- the fliF gene encoding flagellar basal-body MS-ring/collar protein FliF, whose amino-acid sequence MELVSQQVAPGQEPQKNQALDKAKSFFSHWRTLSGDNRAVLQIALLAGVIAATIVIILWTANENYVPLYGKQELYDQASILELLEQEETLYRLDQNSGQILVPEQHLAQIRMGLAARGVKMNLPSGMDGLDGKTGLGISQFMESMRYRHALEGELARSIITMDAIRSARVHLALPKRTLFIGRNEEKPTASVMLDLQAGRHLEQGQVEAIVNLVANSLPGMKPEGVSVVDQSGRLLSLGLGDAQSSGRVAMQQVDYKQALEARIQQRASDIIYPLVGADNFRIQVTADLDFSEIEETVETVNPDTVVSKENIREQTTKDMLAFGVPGSLTNQPPIKPDADSETQEGNSENKQDNNKISQRNESSKEYQVGRSVIHKKHQQGRIEQLSVSVILNNKVAGGENGWSETELAQIATSVEKAIGINKQRGDQFNISGFNFVVEPQIVTAPEVQWWQQSVWQEYLRYLVGAILGLALIFMGVRPLVRHLIQLQSVPAERSGDVYEQRKASQQDSQHYPEQTDEQQEENGVALMDDTNMDGTVEAKAQVKVPELPAPGSEFSVQLAHLQLLADKETVRVAEVLKNWVNTGDRGLHE is encoded by the coding sequence GTGGAGCTGGTATCTCAACAAGTAGCACCGGGGCAAGAACCCCAGAAAAATCAGGCCCTGGATAAGGCAAAATCTTTCTTTAGCCACTGGCGCACCCTGTCCGGCGACAACCGCGCGGTTTTGCAAATCGCCCTGCTCGCCGGTGTTATCGCCGCCACCATAGTGATCATTCTCTGGACCGCCAATGAAAACTATGTACCTTTATATGGCAAGCAGGAACTTTATGACCAGGCCAGCATCCTGGAATTATTAGAGCAGGAAGAAACCCTGTACCGCTTAGATCAAAACTCGGGACAAATCCTGGTACCTGAGCAGCACCTGGCGCAAATTCGTATGGGCCTGGCGGCCCGCGGCGTAAAAATGAATTTGCCCAGCGGCATGGACGGCCTGGACGGTAAAACCGGTTTAGGCATCAGCCAGTTTATGGAGTCGATGCGTTACCGCCACGCTCTGGAAGGGGAGCTGGCACGCTCCATTATTACCATGGACGCCATCCGCAGCGCCCGGGTACATTTAGCCCTGCCAAAACGCACCTTATTTATCGGCCGCAACGAAGAAAAACCCACCGCCTCTGTTATGCTGGATCTCCAGGCAGGACGCCATTTGGAACAGGGCCAGGTGGAAGCCATAGTGAATTTAGTCGCCAACAGTTTACCCGGCATGAAACCTGAAGGGGTTTCCGTGGTGGATCAGTCGGGCCGGTTATTGAGTTTAGGGCTGGGGGACGCCCAAAGCAGCGGCCGGGTAGCGATGCAGCAGGTAGACTACAAACAGGCGCTGGAAGCCAGGATCCAGCAAAGAGCCAGCGATATCATTTACCCTTTAGTGGGGGCCGATAATTTCAGGATCCAGGTAACCGCAGATTTGGACTTCAGTGAAATCGAAGAAACCGTGGAAACCGTGAACCCGGATACTGTGGTCAGTAAGGAAAATATCCGCGAACAAACCACTAAAGACATGCTCGCCTTTGGCGTCCCCGGCTCATTAACCAACCAGCCGCCGATAAAACCGGATGCCGACAGCGAAACGCAAGAAGGCAACAGCGAAAACAAACAAGACAACAACAAAATCAGCCAGCGCAACGAGTCCTCAAAAGAATACCAGGTCGGCCGCTCGGTAATACATAAGAAACATCAACAGGGGCGCATCGAACAATTAAGCGTGTCGGTGATTTTAAATAACAAGGTTGCCGGCGGCGAAAATGGCTGGAGCGAAACCGAACTGGCACAAATCGCCACCAGCGTGGAAAAAGCCATTGGCATCAACAAGCAGCGCGGCGACCAATTCAATATCAGCGGTTTTAATTTTGTTGTTGAGCCCCAAATAGTCACGGCACCGGAAGTACAGTGGTGGCAGCAAAGCGTATGGCAGGAATATTTACGCTACCTGGTGGGCGCAATATTAGGTCTGGCGCTGATCTTTATGGGAGTTCGTCCTCTGGTGCGTCACCTGATCCAACTGCAATCGGTACCAGCCGAGAGAAGCGGCGATGTTTACGAACAACGTAAAGCCAGCCAGCAAGACTCCCAGCACTATCCAGAGCAAACCGATGAGCAACAAGAGGAAAATGGTGTTGCCTTGATGGACGACACCAATATGGACGGCACTGTCGAGGCCAAGGCACAAGTGAAAGTACCGGAATTACCGGCGCCGGGCAGCGAATTCAGCGTCCAGCTGGCCCACCTGCAATTACTGGCGGATAAAGAAACCGTACGGGTAGCTGAAGTGCTGAAGAATTGGGTTAATACTGGCGATCGAGGTTTACATGAGTGA
- a CDS encoding amidohydrolase family protein: MRPQFLFLILLILPLISQAQQVMKYDWLTSGEKSGSMEVTYIDDKHTVTTFEFNDRGRGPKLRDEIWLNDQGIISKQIVTGHAYMGAKTDEKFTLKGNVAQWQNTLEAGSQIIKDRAFYSAAGGTLYFYELLVKAIAANKNQAIQMLPSGSASFEKITSTRVSLGEQTKTVNLLAIKGFGFSPTYGWFDDNYQLFGFSFGWMGMVPQGWGENLDKLKELQEAAEDNYFRQQAGKFGEDLTGVTLIKNINVFTATDAGLIKNTQVAIENGKIIAIGKQAGVKAAKTIDGKGYSLMPGLWDMHSHLSLQAGYLNIAAGITSARDLANDHDQLMEATKLFNKNAAIGPTVYRAGFIDQQSPYSAPTGKLATNLEQALEYIDWYGERGYQQIKIYSSINPEWVPELAKRVHKNNMKLSGHIPSFMTTEQAVKDGFDEIQHINMLFLNFLADKDSDTRTPLRFTLVGDKAGDLDLDSKEVNDFIALLKKEDVIVDPTVTIFEGMFLNKAGEIDPSYRAIAEHMPADIRRSFLSADLDINADNEAAYKRSFRALLNMIKKLHDAGVRLVPGTDALEGFTLHRELELYAQAGISNEEVLKIATVNSARIAGQENVGTIAPGQTADLILVEGNPLENISDIRKVALVFKGEKLYKPNELHQAIGIKPFSAFH, encoded by the coding sequence ATGCGACCACAATTCCTTTTCCTGATACTTTTAATACTGCCCCTGATATCACAGGCGCAGCAGGTAATGAAATACGACTGGCTTACCTCGGGTGAGAAGTCCGGTTCTATGGAAGTCACCTATATCGATGACAAACATACCGTTACCACCTTTGAATTTAACGACCGGGGCCGCGGTCCGAAACTGCGGGATGAAATCTGGCTAAACGACCAGGGCATTATCAGCAAACAAATTGTCACCGGCCATGCCTATATGGGAGCAAAAACGGACGAAAAATTCACCCTTAAGGGCAATGTCGCCCAATGGCAAAATACCCTGGAAGCCGGCTCTCAAATAATAAAAGACCGGGCTTTTTATAGCGCCGCCGGCGGCACCTTGTATTTTTATGAATTACTGGTTAAAGCCATAGCCGCCAACAAAAACCAAGCAATCCAAATGTTACCTTCCGGCAGCGCCAGTTTCGAAAAAATTACCAGCACCCGGGTATCTCTTGGCGAACAAACAAAAACAGTAAACCTGTTGGCCATTAAAGGCTTTGGCTTTAGCCCCACTTATGGCTGGTTTGACGATAACTACCAGTTGTTCGGCTTCAGTTTCGGCTGGATGGGTATGGTGCCGCAAGGCTGGGGTGAAAACCTGGATAAATTAAAAGAGCTGCAGGAAGCCGCCGAAGACAATTATTTCCGCCAGCAAGCCGGAAAATTTGGTGAAGACCTTACCGGGGTCACCTTAATCAAAAATATTAATGTTTTTACCGCCACAGACGCCGGCCTGATCAAGAATACCCAGGTAGCCATTGAAAACGGCAAGATCATCGCTATCGGCAAACAAGCCGGGGTTAAGGCCGCAAAAACCATAGACGGTAAAGGCTATAGCCTGATGCCGGGTTTATGGGATATGCACAGCCATCTCTCGCTTCAGGCTGGTTATTTAAATATTGCCGCCGGAATTACCAGCGCCAGGGATCTGGCCAACGACCATGACCAGCTGATGGAAGCCACTAAACTGTTTAATAAAAATGCCGCTATCGGCCCGACCGTCTACCGGGCTGGCTTTATAGACCAGCAAAGCCCCTATTCCGCCCCCACCGGCAAGCTTGCTACTAACCTGGAACAGGCGCTTGAATATATCGACTGGTATGGCGAACGCGGCTATCAGCAGATCAAAATCTACAGCTCCATTAACCCGGAATGGGTTCCTGAGCTGGCAAAAAGAGTCCATAAAAACAACATGAAGCTCAGCGGCCATATCCCATCCTTTATGACCACGGAACAGGCGGTAAAAGACGGCTTCGATGAAATTCAGCATATCAATATGCTGTTTTTAAACTTCCTGGCAGACAAAGACTCAGACACCCGGACCCCGCTGCGATTTACCTTAGTAGGGGATAAGGCCGGAGATCTGGATCTGGACTCAAAAGAAGTAAATGACTTTATTGCCCTGCTGAAAAAAGAAGATGTCATAGTAGATCCCACAGTCACTATTTTCGAAGGCATGTTTTTAAATAAAGCCGGGGAAATTGACCCCAGCTACCGGGCCATAGCAGAGCATATGCCAGCCGATATCAGACGCAGCTTTCTTTCAGCCGATCTCGATATCAACGCCGACAATGAAGCCGCCTACAAACGCTCGTTCCGGGCATTGCTTAATATGATCAAAAAACTGCATGATGCCGGTGTCCGCCTGGTTCCGGGAACCGATGCCCTCGAAGGCTTCACCCTGCACCGCGAACTGGAGTTATATGCGCAGGCAGGCATCAGCAATGAAGAGGTATTAAAAATTGCCACGGTAAATTCCGCCCGCATTGCCGGTCAGGAAAATGTAGGTACTATTGCCCCGGGTCAGACAGCAGATCTTATCTTGGTTGAAGGCAATCCGCTGGAAAACATCAGCGATATCCGTAAGGTTGCCCTGGTGTTTAAGGGAGAGAAATTATATAAACCGAATGAGCTGCACCAGGCCATAGGTATTAAACCTTTCAGTGCTTTTCACTAA